A genomic stretch from Desulfotignum balticum DSM 7044 includes:
- the arfB gene encoding alternative ribosome rescue aminoacyl-tRNA hydrolase ArfB — MPVHITHKVQIPDHEIQLEAIRAQGAGGQHVNKVATAIHLRFDIPGSSLPEEIKSRLLAIADQRITKEGVVVIKAQQSRSQEKNRTDAVKRLRQLILKAMVQPKKRRPTRASQSARKKRMDRKTKRGRIKQLRKSVSPDD, encoded by the coding sequence ATGCCGGTTCATATTACCCATAAAGTTCAGATCCCGGATCACGAGATTCAGCTGGAGGCGATCCGTGCCCAGGGGGCAGGGGGGCAGCACGTGAACAAGGTGGCCACGGCCATTCATCTGCGGTTCGATATCCCTGGGTCCAGCCTGCCTGAAGAGATTAAATCCCGGTTGCTGGCAATTGCGGATCAACGGATCACCAAAGAGGGCGTGGTCGTGATCAAGGCCCAGCAGTCCCGCAGCCAGGAGAAAAACCGGACTGATGCCGTCAAACGGCTGCGCCAGTTGATTTTAAAAGCCATGGTCCAACCGAAAAAGCGCCGGCCCACCCGGGCGTCACAATCGGCCCGGAAAAAAAGGATGGATCGTAAAACAAAACGGGGGCGTATCAAACAATTACGGAAATCTGTGTCTCCAGATGATTGA
- a CDS encoding sodium:proton antiporter has protein sequence MKKANQLALVLLLMGFFVVPITLASFSGGPSLSLVQTVHASEDAVESGHGGEDTLGGGHGQGHPDLGKLLPLYACIPFACMLLSIALLPLVAGTFWHHHFGKISAFWAATLAIPFVAVYKGDAVYEILHIILADYVPFIILLWALFTVSGGILLRGTLRGTPVVNTGIILLGTILASWMGTTGAAMLLIRPFLRANDFRKNRTFMVVFFIFLVANVGGSLTPLGDPPLFLGFLHGVSFFWTLNIAPHMLMVSGILLVIYFFLDSWFFKKEGAVVPDDGEKKPLRLVGTYNFIFLGGIVGAVLMSGVLDLGEINTLGVHRAIQDWLRDITLIILGILSLWATPWTLREENEFSWFPIIEVAYLFIGIFITMIPCLLLLKAGPDGAFAFLIAAVKEPYHYFWVTGMLSAFLDNAPTYLTFFNTALGSFYAGLPESASVPLLMTDRMVYLQAISTGAVFFGAVSYIGNAPNFMVRSIAAESGTVMPSFFGYILKYSLVFLIPTFVIVTLIFY, from the coding sequence ATGAAAAAGGCGAATCAACTGGCACTTGTTTTACTGCTGATGGGATTTTTTGTGGTTCCGATAACCCTGGCATCTTTTTCCGGCGGTCCGAGCCTGTCACTGGTGCAGACCGTTCATGCATCCGAAGATGCGGTGGAATCCGGTCACGGTGGTGAAGATACCCTTGGCGGCGGTCATGGACAAGGCCATCCGGACCTGGGCAAACTGCTGCCGTTGTATGCGTGTATCCCTTTTGCCTGCATGTTGTTATCCATTGCACTGCTGCCGCTGGTTGCCGGTACGTTCTGGCACCATCATTTCGGCAAAATATCCGCGTTCTGGGCTGCTACCCTGGCGATTCCCTTTGTGGCGGTCTACAAAGGGGATGCCGTGTATGAAATTCTTCATATTATTTTAGCGGATTATGTGCCGTTCATCATCCTTTTGTGGGCGTTGTTCACGGTGTCGGGCGGGATTCTGCTGCGCGGCACGCTGCGGGGAACCCCTGTTGTGAATACCGGTATCATTCTTCTGGGAACGATTCTGGCCTCCTGGATGGGAACCACGGGGGCGGCCATGCTGCTGATCCGGCCGTTTCTGCGGGCCAATGACTTCAGAAAAAACCGGACTTTCATGGTGGTGTTCTTCATTTTTCTGGTGGCCAATGTGGGGGGGTCCCTGACGCCTCTGGGTGATCCGCCTTTGTTTCTGGGGTTTCTTCACGGGGTGAGTTTTTTCTGGACCTTAAACATTGCGCCCCACATGCTGATGGTGAGCGGAATTCTGCTGGTGATCTATTTTTTTCTGGATTCCTGGTTTTTCAAAAAGGAAGGGGCCGTGGTGCCGGATGACGGAGAAAAAAAGCCGTTGCGCCTGGTGGGAACCTATAATTTTATTTTTTTAGGCGGTATTGTGGGGGCCGTGCTCATGAGCGGTGTCCTGGATTTGGGAGAGATCAATACCCTGGGAGTGCACCGGGCCATTCAGGACTGGCTGCGGGATATCACTTTGATTATACTTGGAATCCTGTCGTTGTGGGCCACCCCCTGGACCCTGCGGGAGGAAAACGAGTTCTCCTGGTTTCCCATTATCGAGGTGGCATATCTGTTCATTGGGATTTTTATTACCATGATTCCCTGTCTGCTGCTGCTAAAAGCCGGACCGGACGGGGCCTTTGCATTTCTGATCGCAGCGGTGAAAGAACCTTACCATTACTTCTGGGTCACGGGGATGCTGTCTGCGTTTCTGGACAATGCCCCCACCTATCTGACATTTTTCAATACCGCTTTAGGCAGTTTTTATGCCGGCTTGCCCGAATCGGCCTCCGTGCCGTTGCTGATGACCGACCGGATGGTTTATCTCCAGGCGATTTCCACAGGAGCCGTGTTTTTCGGGGCCGTCAGTTATATCGGCAATGCGCCCAATTTCATGGTCCGGTCCATTGCCGCGGAATCCGGCACGGTTATGCCCAGTTTTTTCGGGTATATCCTCAAATATTCTTTGGTGTTTCTGATTCCCACGTTTGTGATTGTGACCCTGATTTTTTACTAG
- a CDS encoding PAS domain-containing sensor histidine kinase, with protein sequence MYFDLKGLKLAIIGGGDPCCDILDRFSGPGLKGLNIQVLMVADTIEISKGIIRARQLNIPTTKDYHEVCKLTDLDLILKLKNDDLLPCILEKVNTERVSIIDLDTYGAMSFVHFLKTEEEKIQIRKRLETQDLEKEAVADLFDQFSRRISEISENRISFLEQERHDLRKIEKELNQIIQGSMIPTFIINNEHIITHWNVACEELTGYPAYKLVGTDRQWVPFRSVKRPILADMVVDHTSEETVRKYYGNAWRKCTIINGAYEAEEFFPHMGTEGKWIFFTAAPIKSPEGKIIGAIQTLRDRTEDKKAQEEIELQDQELAKLHEKYRKSEEKYRSLFNENPNPIFIIDSMTFEILDVNHRVLEDYGYDKSELMGTSFLEIGEKTDDTLRRDMLNLPQGGSILFTKKRHYRKSGQAFFVNIKMVKVMFSQRVVLIASTTDMTESVEKETQLIQAGKLATLGTMAAGMAHEINQPLNVIQICADLIQKMVHKGVMISDEDLLNMSKDIIENVARAAGVIKHVRDFARQSERDLKKLDINDPIRDVFKVLGHQLTVHSIEVVLDLEDHLPSIRAEHNRLEQVFINLVTNAIDAMDEKSARTEGPVEKTLTIKTFAQNGHVVATVSDTGTGMNEEVKNKLFEPFFTTKDTGKGTGLGTSISFGIIKDYNGTISVETQEGKGSCFMVQFPAVS encoded by the coding sequence ATGTATTTTGATTTAAAGGGACTGAAACTGGCCATCATCGGCGGCGGGGATCCCTGTTGTGACATTCTGGACCGGTTTTCCGGGCCCGGTCTCAAGGGCCTGAACATTCAGGTACTCATGGTGGCGGATACCATAGAAATTTCCAAAGGCATCATCCGGGCCAGGCAATTGAATATTCCCACCACCAAAGATTACCATGAGGTGTGCAAGCTGACGGATCTGGATCTGATCCTTAAACTGAAAAACGATGACCTGCTGCCCTGTATTCTGGAAAAGGTGAATACCGAACGGGTGAGCATTATTGATCTGGACACTTATGGGGCCATGTCTTTTGTTCATTTTCTGAAAACCGAAGAGGAAAAAATCCAGATCCGAAAACGACTCGAAACCCAGGATCTGGAAAAAGAGGCCGTGGCGGATCTGTTCGATCAATTTTCCCGCCGGATCAGTGAAATCTCGGAAAATCGTATTTCCTTTCTGGAACAGGAGCGGCACGATCTGCGAAAAATCGAAAAAGAGTTGAATCAGATCATCCAGGGCAGCATGATTCCCACCTTTATCATCAACAATGAACATATCATTACCCACTGGAATGTGGCATGTGAGGAACTTACCGGATACCCGGCATATAAGCTGGTGGGAACCGACCGGCAGTGGGTGCCGTTCCGATCGGTTAAACGCCCCATTCTTGCGGATATGGTGGTGGATCATACCAGTGAAGAAACCGTCCGAAAATATTACGGCAATGCCTGGCGAAAGTGCACGATCATCAACGGGGCCTATGAGGCGGAAGAATTTTTTCCCCATATGGGAACAGAGGGAAAATGGATATTTTTCACAGCCGCACCTATTAAATCTCCTGAAGGCAAAATCATCGGTGCGATCCAGACGTTGCGGGACAGAACCGAGGATAAAAAAGCCCAGGAGGAAATTGAACTTCAGGATCAGGAACTGGCCAAGCTTCATGAAAAATACCGGAAATCCGAAGAAAAATACCGGTCATTGTTCAACGAAAATCCCAACCCTATTTTTATCATCGACAGCATGACCTTCGAGATCCTGGATGTGAATCACCGGGTTCTGGAAGATTATGGATATGACAAATCCGAACTTATGGGAACCTCATTTCTGGAAATCGGTGAAAAAACCGATGACACCCTTCGCCGGGACATGCTGAATCTGCCCCAGGGCGGATCGATCCTGTTCACCAAAAAACGGCATTACAGGAAAAGTGGGCAGGCGTTTTTTGTCAACATCAAAATGGTCAAGGTGATGTTCAGCCAGCGGGTGGTGCTCATTGCGTCCACCACAGACATGACTGAAAGCGTGGAAAAAGAAACCCAGCTGATTCAGGCCGGTAAACTGGCTACCCTGGGCACCATGGCAGCCGGCATGGCCCATGAGATCAATCAGCCCTTGAACGTGATCCAGATCTGTGCGGATTTGATCCAGAAAATGGTGCATAAAGGGGTGATGATTTCAGATGAAGATCTGCTGAACATGAGCAAGGATATTATTGAAAATGTGGCCCGGGCCGCCGGCGTGATCAAGCATGTGAGAGATTTTGCCAGACAGTCGGAGCGGGATCTGAAAAAACTGGATATCAATGATCCCATCCGGGATGTGTTCAAAGTGCTGGGACACCAGCTCACGGTGCATTCCATTGAAGTGGTGCTGGATCTGGAAGACCATCTGCCCAGTATCCGGGCCGAACACAACCGTCTGGAGCAGGTGTTCATCAACCTGGTGACCAATGCCATTGATGCCATGGATGAAAAATCCGCCCGAACTGAAGGGCCGGTGGAAAAAACATTGACCATTAAAACCTTTGCGCAGAACGGCCATGTGGTGGCGACCGTGTCCGATACGGGTACCGGAATGAACGAAGAAGTGAAAAACAAGCTGTTTGAGCCGTTTTTCACCACCAAGGATACGGGCAAAGGGACCGGGCTTGGCACCAGTATCAGTTTCGGGATCATCAAGGACTACAATGGTACCATCAGTGTTGAAACCCAGGAGGGGAAAGGGTCGTGTTTCATGGTTCAATTCCCTGCCGTGAGTTGA
- a CDS encoding ATP-binding response regulator: MSANKILIVDDEQAIVRLLSMSLKSDGYDTCTAASGEEALDVFEKQSPDIVVTDIKMPGMDGLELLKRIKERDPDKEVIIVTGHGDIDSTITALQYGASDFINKPVRDEALAIALDRAQTKIRIREQLASYTQDLEEKVAEATVEIRRKSNFQRLLIHSSHDAIVAFDQDWQIVVYNPEAARMFEKRARNVLNKMTIDALYPPELATFFRSEARNGTHDRGEMPWKEMTLETRNNKQIPVRYATSVLHEKEEFMGIVNFFQDLTEIKRLEKELIQSERMAAIGQTVSGLAHYVKNILIGLKGGSYVVDVGFQHSNMEKVKSGWQTIQKNIERVANLTQDMLTYAKERHPEVKLCAPNEIVTEVKELVSDFAKAHDIEITTRCDPEMGQMWLDPGTVHRALLNLVNNAIDACMEEDDLDRQFKVEIRTGKTEAGAAVFEIEDNGCGMDEETRLKLFTPMFSSKGGKGTGLGLLVTKKLVEEHHGTIDIDTRLGYGSLFTMTLPERPEKGRDEK, encoded by the coding sequence ATGTCAGCCAACAAAATATTGATTGTGGATGATGAACAGGCCATTGTCAGATTGTTGTCCATGTCTCTGAAAAGTGACGGGTATGACACCTGCACTGCAGCCAGCGGTGAAGAAGCGCTGGACGTGTTTGAAAAACAGTCCCCGGACATTGTGGTGACCGATATCAAAATGCCGGGCATGGATGGTCTGGAATTGCTTAAACGAATCAAGGAGCGGGATCCGGACAAGGAAGTGATCATTGTCACGGGACACGGGGATATTGATTCAACCATCACGGCCCTGCAGTATGGTGCCAGTGATTTTATCAACAAGCCGGTGAGAGACGAAGCCCTGGCCATTGCCCTGGACCGGGCCCAGACCAAAATCCGCATCCGGGAGCAGCTGGCCTCCTATACCCAGGATCTGGAAGAAAAAGTGGCGGAAGCCACCGTGGAGATCCGGCGCAAATCCAATTTTCAGCGGCTGCTCATTCACTCCAGCCATGATGCCATTGTCGCGTTTGACCAGGACTGGCAGATTGTGGTCTATAACCCGGAAGCGGCCCGCATGTTTGAGAAAAGAGCCAGAAACGTGTTAAACAAAATGACCATCGATGCTCTGTATCCCCCTGAACTGGCCACATTTTTCAGATCGGAAGCCAGGAACGGGACCCACGACCGGGGAGAGATGCCATGGAAAGAAATGACCCTGGAAACCCGGAATAATAAGCAGATTCCGGTCCGGTATGCCACCAGCGTGCTTCATGAAAAAGAAGAATTCATGGGCATTGTCAATTTTTTTCAGGATCTGACGGAAATCAAACGCCTGGAAAAAGAATTGATCCAGTCCGAGCGTATGGCTGCCATCGGGCAGACGGTTTCCGGCCTGGCCCATTATGTGAAAAACATCCTCATCGGCCTGAAAGGCGGCAGCTATGTCGTGGATGTGGGATTTCAGCACAGCAACATGGAAAAGGTCAAATCCGGGTGGCAGACCATTCAGAAAAATATTGAGCGGGTGGCAAACCTGACCCAGGACATGCTCACCTATGCCAAGGAACGGCACCCTGAGGTCAAACTGTGCGCTCCCAATGAGATCGTGACCGAAGTCAAGGAGCTGGTATCGGATTTTGCTAAAGCCCATGATATCGAAATCACCACCCGGTGTGACCCGGAAATGGGACAGATGTGGCTGGATCCCGGCACCGTGCACCGGGCCCTGCTGAACCTGGTGAACAATGCCATTGACGCCTGTATGGAAGAGGATGATCTGGACCGGCAGTTCAAAGTGGAGATTCGAACCGGAAAAACCGAAGCCGGGGCCGCTGTTTTTGAGATTGAAGACAATGGATGCGGCATGGATGAAGAGACCAGACTCAAACTGTTTACCCCCATGTTCAGTTCCAAGGGAGGGAAAGGAACCGGTCTGGGGCTGCTGGTGACCAAAAAACTGGTGGAAGAGCACCATGGGACCATTGACATTGATACCCGTTTGGGGTATGGGTCTTTGTTCACCATGACGCTGCCTGAGAGGCCCGAAAAAGGCCGGGATGAAAAATGA
- a CDS encoding response regulator, translated as MGKKILVVDDDPDVRTFVVTVLEENQYTPLVACDGVEGLEMIQKHKPDLVILDVLMPRGSGIRLYRQLKTDDDLKSVPVIMFTGIALRSFLKSQKVLEEFKGEKVPEPDIYLEKPVEPQELVDAIRKKLA; from the coding sequence ATGGGTAAAAAAATACTGGTGGTAGATGATGATCCGGATGTCAGAACATTTGTCGTCACGGTTCTGGAAGAAAATCAGTATACCCCCCTGGTGGCATGTGACGGTGTGGAAGGCCTTGAGATGATACAGAAACACAAGCCGGACTTGGTGATTTTAGATGTGCTCATGCCCCGGGGAAGCGGGATTCGCCTGTACCGTCAGCTGAAAACAGACGATGACTTGAAATCCGTTCCTGTGATCATGTTCACCGGCATTGCCCTGCGGTCTTTTCTCAAATCCCAGAAAGTTCTGGAAGAGTTCAAAGGGGAAAAAGTACCGGAACCCGACATTTACCTGGAAAAACCGGTGGAGCCCCAGGAACTGGTGGATGCCATAAGAAAAAAACTTGCGTGA
- a CDS encoding universal stress protein: MKIKKMLFVTKFESLCYDALHSLLDMRKSGLEHVVFLNVIEREKVSMRRGKGYAKKDAVRLKEMANIRFIDWAENLFELGMEVGAYIEVSSLISKILEVVDKEKPDLIVIGRSQKGKLEQLYSRSDITELTRRSPVPILVFKHLAEDKMVPAKLFERPLFATSWSNSSEKAVDCLKELGEVIGELHLMHVVDEDDLKSSDTHEVQSVRKKERTRLEDLCDEFAQKGISARPHVYVGDPETEILKAAREYQATLVVLGFSDRTALAERWLGSISRNIADKSVYPCLLFPVKR; this comes from the coding sequence ATGAAAATAAAAAAAATGTTGTTTGTGACCAAGTTTGAAAGCCTTTGCTATGATGCACTGCATTCACTTCTGGATATGAGAAAATCCGGGCTGGAACATGTGGTGTTTTTGAATGTGATCGAGCGGGAAAAAGTGTCCATGCGCCGGGGTAAAGGGTATGCAAAAAAAGATGCCGTCCGGCTCAAGGAAATGGCCAATATCCGGTTCATCGACTGGGCTGAGAATCTGTTTGAACTGGGCATGGAAGTGGGTGCCTACATCGAAGTGTCGTCTTTGATTTCCAAGATCCTGGAAGTGGTGGACAAGGAAAAACCGGATCTGATCGTTATCGGCCGATCCCAGAAAGGAAAGCTGGAACAGCTGTATTCCAGATCCGATATCACGGAACTGACCCGGCGGTCTCCTGTTCCCATTCTGGTATTCAAACATCTGGCTGAAGACAAAATGGTGCCGGCAAAACTGTTTGAACGGCCGTTGTTTGCCACATCCTGGTCCAACAGCAGCGAAAAAGCGGTCGACTGTCTCAAGGAGCTGGGGGAGGTGATCGGAGAACTTCACCTGATGCACGTGGTGGATGAAGACGATCTGAAATCCTCAGATACCCATGAGGTGCAGTCGGTGCGGAAAAAGGAACGGACCCGGCTGGAAGACCTGTGTGACGAATTTGCCCAGAAAGGCATATCTGCCAGGCCGCACGTGTATGTGGGAGATCCGGAAACCGAAATTCTCAAGGCGGCCAGAGAGTACCAGGCCACGCTGGTCGTGCTGGGCTTCAGTGACCGGACCGCTTTGGCCGAACGGTGGCTGGGATCCATATCCAGGAATATTGCCGATAAATCCGTTTATCCGTGCCTGTTGTTTCCGGTCAAAAGATAA
- a CDS encoding response regulator, translated as MKLLFIDDEQTFLKYLAKRMALEGFEVKTTFSGEEGVAAAAKEPFDVAVVDLQMPGIDGIEVQKLLKDLQPDLPCIVLTGHGSVENALESGKYNAFKFLSKPVDMDTLIQTIQAAYDHRVEKQSKQDPPDTSPAAKGPVSKLFQKFRHLYGVEK; from the coding sequence ATGAAACTTTTATTTATAGATGATGAACAGACCTTTTTGAAGTATCTGGCCAAACGGATGGCTTTGGAAGGGTTTGAGGTGAAAACGACATTTTCCGGGGAAGAAGGGGTGGCGGCTGCGGCCAAAGAACCCTTTGACGTGGCAGTGGTGGATCTGCAGATGCCCGGTATTGACGGCATCGAGGTACAGAAACTGCTCAAGGATCTTCAGCCGGATCTGCCCTGCATCGTGCTCACCGGGCATGGCAGTGTGGAAAACGCTCTGGAAAGCGGCAAATACAATGCATTCAAATTTCTGTCCAAGCCCGTGGATATGGATACGTTGATCCAAACCATTCAAGCGGCATATGATCATCGTGTTGAAAAACAGTCAAAACAAGATCCCCCGGATACGTCCCCTGCAGCCAAAGGCCCTGTATCCAAATTGTTTCAGAAATTCCGTCATCTTTACGGCGTGGAAAAATAG
- a CDS encoding Na+/H+ antiporter subunit E, whose product MQQKENEKKQAGFFSFIITFVFMFVTWIILSGYFEPLLLGLGVVSSLAIAWFFHDLLFAGATVQDIKVFFRFCQYAPWLILEIIKANFHLLFLVFHPRMHQLIDPHIIQFQTGLKSDIAITTLANAITLTPGTVTITANAEGGFRVHAIDRQSAQGLPGVMRDRVAHVFGENR is encoded by the coding sequence ATGCAACAAAAAGAAAATGAAAAAAAACAGGCCGGTTTTTTTTCATTTATTATCACCTTTGTATTCATGTTTGTCACCTGGATCATTTTGTCCGGCTATTTTGAGCCGCTTCTTCTGGGACTGGGTGTGGTGTCCAGCCTGGCCATTGCCTGGTTTTTCCATGATCTGCTGTTTGCCGGGGCCACGGTTCAGGATATCAAGGTGTTTTTCCGGTTTTGCCAATATGCGCCCTGGCTGATTCTAGAAATCATCAAAGCCAATTTTCACCTGCTGTTTCTGGTATTTCATCCCCGGATGCACCAGTTGATCGATCCGCATATCATTCAGTTTCAAACCGGGTTGAAATCAGATATCGCCATCACCACCCTGGCCAATGCCATTACCCTGACGCCCGGAACCGTCACCATCACTGCCAATGCCGAAGGCGGGTTCCGGGTTCATGCCATTGACCGGCAAAGCGCTCAAGGATTGCCCGGCGTGATGCGGGACCGGGTGGCGCATGTTTTTGGAGAAAACAGATGA
- a CDS encoding monovalent cation/H+ antiporter complex subunit F, protein MIYFFSCIAVGLCLTMILPLYRCLMGPTVLDRLVGVNAIGSKTVVLLLLIGYLYGRVDMFVDIALAYAFLNFVAVLAASRYFHKRKGLYEESFME, encoded by the coding sequence ATGATCTATTTTTTTTCCTGCATTGCTGTGGGGCTTTGTCTGACCATGATACTGCCCCTGTATCGATGCCTGATGGGCCCGACCGTGCTGGACCGTCTCGTGGGCGTGAACGCCATCGGCAGCAAAACAGTGGTACTGCTTTTGCTGATCGGCTACCTGTATGGACGGGTGGATATGTTTGTGGATATTGCCCTGGCTTATGCGTTTTTAAATTTTGTGGCAGTGCTGGCTGCTTCCCGGTACTTTCATAAACGCAAAGGCCTGTATGAAGAATCATTCATGGAGTAA
- the mnhG gene encoding monovalent cation/H(+) antiporter subunit G: MMHIIINILSVFCLLTGLIFFIGGAVGIMRMPDFYSRLHPAGKLDTLGIFTMVAGLVIYNFHHLSLGVVLLSIKMFLIVFFVFLASPTATHSIVDAGMRAGLRPWTKKKEKE; the protein is encoded by the coding sequence ATGATGCATATAATTATCAATATTCTGTCGGTGTTTTGCCTGCTCACGGGCCTGATTTTTTTTATCGGCGGGGCCGTGGGGATCATGCGGATGCCTGATTTTTACTCCCGGCTGCATCCGGCCGGCAAACTGGACACCTTAGGCATTTTTACCATGGTTGCCGGGCTGGTGATCTATAATTTTCACCACCTGTCTCTGGGTGTGGTGCTGTTGTCCATTAAAATGTTTTTGATTGTCTTTTTTGTGTTTCTGGCCAGCCCGACAGCCACCCATTCCATTGTGGATGCCGGCATGCGGGCCGGGTTGCGGCCCTGGACTAAAAAAAAGGAAAAGGAATAA
- a CDS encoding Na(+)/H(+) antiporter subunit B produces MLWPIDLIVLTFVIFCAIAAITVRDLLGTAILFSAYSFLMCLLWAVMGAVDVAFTEASVGAGVSTVFLVAAVFRTSRRTKD; encoded by the coding sequence ATGCTGTGGCCGATTGATCTGATCGTACTGACCTTTGTGATTTTCTGCGCCATTGCCGCCATTACCGTCCGGGATCTTCTGGGAACCGCTATTTTGTTCAGCGCGTATTCGTTTTTGATGTGCCTGTTGTGGGCCGTCATGGGTGCGGTGGATGTGGCATTTACCGAAGCGTCCGTTGGCGCGGGCGTGAGCACGGTATTTTTGGTGGCAGCCGTATTCCGGACCAGCAGGAGGACCAAAGATTGA
- a CDS encoding Na(+)/H(+) antiporter subunit B, giving the protein MKFLGLVIVCLTGGLLLYGSMDLPDWGDPASPASTHLSDYYIEHIVEETQVPNLVTAVLADYRGYDTMFETAVVFCAGLACFLLLRDFRPGKNRYYRHIPTGVMLHFKNPDTRMIPGNEFEHMDRDWVPSDIIIKTVCRILIPFIQIYALYVVAHGDFSPGGGFQGGVIFGSSLILMAISYNLKTLLKRVTEKFLSIFAATGVLIYVGLGVLAVIMGGQFLDYGMLAPLVPWDPGHVRALGMLGVEIGVGIAVMAVMVIIYVNIVSEGRHDEGL; this is encoded by the coding sequence TTGAAATTTTTAGGACTTGTCATTGTCTGTCTTACCGGCGGATTGCTGTTATACGGCAGCATGGACCTGCCGGACTGGGGCGATCCCGCATCTCCGGCATCCACCCATCTGTCGGATTATTATATTGAACATATTGTGGAAGAAACCCAGGTGCCCAACCTGGTCACGGCCGTGCTGGCGGATTACAGAGGGTATGACACCATGTTCGAGACTGCCGTGGTGTTCTGCGCCGGGCTGGCCTGCTTTCTGCTGCTCAGAGATTTTCGGCCTGGAAAAAACCGGTACTACCGGCACATTCCCACGGGGGTCATGCTTCATTTCAAGAATCCGGATACCCGGATGATCCCGGGCAATGAATTTGAACACATGGACAGGGACTGGGTACCCTCGGACATCATCATCAAGACGGTGTGCCGGATTCTGATTCCTTTTATTCAGATCTATGCCCTGTATGTGGTGGCCCATGGCGATTTTTCTCCGGGCGGCGGGTTTCAGGGCGGTGTGATTTTCGGATCCAGCCTGATTCTCATGGCCATCTCCTATAACCTGAAAACCCTGCTGAAACGGGTGACGGAAAAATTTCTGTCCATCTTTGCCGCCACAGGGGTTCTGATCTATGTGGGACTCGGGGTCCTGGCTGTGATCATGGGAGGGCAGTTTCTGGATTATGGAATGCTGGCGCCGCTGGTGCCCTGGGATCCCGGTCATGTCCGGGCGTTGGGCATGCTGGGGGTGGAGATCGGCGTGGGCATTGCCGTGATGGCCGTCATGGTGATCATTTACGTGAATATCGTGTCTGAAGGCAGACATGATGAAGGACTGTAG
- a CDS encoding cation:proton antiporter subunit C — translation MNELLALIVAKYNFWLYIILMMIGLYAMIAKNNLMKKLVGMNIFQTAIILFYVSIGYKHGATLPIIQGGHGTHDAVIHAADYINPLPHVLMLTAIVVSVATFGVAMALCVKIYQRYQTLEEDELRIRLSEK, via the coding sequence ATGAATGAGCTTCTGGCGCTGATTGTGGCCAAATATAATTTCTGGTTGTATATCATTCTCATGATGATCGGCCTGTATGCCATGATCGCCAAAAACAATCTGATGAAAAAACTGGTGGGCATGAATATTTTTCAGACCGCGATTATTTTGTTTTATGTGTCCATCGGATACAAGCACGGGGCCACGCTGCCCATTATTCAGGGGGGACATGGCACCCACGATGCCGTGATCCATGCAGCGGATTATATCAACCCGCTGCCCCATGTGCTCATGCTCACCGCCATTGTCGTGTCCGTGGCCACGTTCGGAGTGGCCATGGCGCTGTGTGTCAAGATCTATCAGCGATATCAGACCCTGGAAGAAGATGAACTCAGAATACGCTTATCGGAAAAATAA